The Halomonas denitrificans genome window below encodes:
- a CDS encoding phosphate-starvation-inducible PsiE family protein → MSAEQEQTPAAGDLAANAAADRVAMAGFGYIEKGLLIVTALMTLGAAGIEILRVVELRDITLADILLMFLYTEVLAMIAVFYTGVGSPFMYPIFIAITALSRLIVLQGKDMAPQAVLYEAAAILLLAGAALIMLRIRVNRKGEIQAGG, encoded by the coding sequence ATGTCGGCCGAACAGGAACAGACCCCCGCCGCCGGCGATCTCGCCGCGAACGCGGCCGCCGACCGCGTGGCCATGGCCGGCTTCGGCTACATCGAGAAGGGCCTGCTGATCGTCACCGCCCTGATGACCCTCGGCGCGGCCGGCATCGAGATCCTCCGGGTGGTCGAACTGCGCGACATCACCCTGGCCGACATCCTGCTGATGTTCCTCTACACCGAGGTTCTGGCGATGATCGCGGTGTTCTACACGGGTGTGGGGTCGCCGTTCATGTACCCGATCTTCATCGCCATCACCGCGCTCTCGCGGCTGATCGTGCTGCAGGGCAAGGACATGGCCCCGCAGGCGGTGCTGTACGAGGCCGCCGCCATCCTGCTGCTGGCCGGCGCGGCGCTGATCATGCTGCGGATCCGGGTCAACCGGAAGGGCGAGATTCAGGCCGGCGGATAG
- a CDS encoding DUF1801 domain-containing protein produces MTNKTVPTDASVQAYLDAIDDPSRRADCDRLVELMQRVTGEPPTMWGPSIIGFGSYHYVYDSGREGDMCLTGFSSRKTALSIYVISGFEDRPELMERLGTYKTGKSCLYVKRLEDVDLDVLEALVRDSVAELRKRYPPA; encoded by the coding sequence ATGACCAACAAGACCGTACCGACCGACGCCAGCGTACAGGCCTACCTCGACGCCATCGACGACCCCTCGCGCCGCGCCGATTGCGACCGGCTCGTTGAACTGATGCAACGAGTGACCGGCGAGCCGCCGACGATGTGGGGCCCGTCGATCATCGGCTTCGGCAGCTACCACTATGTCTACGACTCCGGCCGCGAGGGCGATATGTGCCTGACCGGCTTTTCGTCGCGCAAGACCGCGCTCTCGATCTACGTGATCAGCGGCTTCGAAGACCGACCGGAACTCATGGAGCGCCTGGGGACGTACAAGACCGGCAAGAGTTGCCTGTACGTCAAGCGATTGGAGGATGTCGATCTCGATGTGCTCGAAGCGTTGGTCCGGGATTCGGTCGCGGAACTTCGCAAGCGCTATCCGCCGGCCTGA